In the genome of Flavobacteriaceae bacterium YJPT1-3, the window CAGGTGCCCTTGAGTCAACTGGCCGATGAATTTGGCGGCTTGGGATTGACTACAGAACAAATTGACGATCTGACAGCTTTCATTGAGCGTGGCCTGCGCGATCCCAATCTGGAACGCTATGTGCCTGCCGCCGTAAAATCCGGATTTTGTTTTCCGGCCAATGATCCTCTAGCCCGCCAGGACCTGGGCTGCAACTAAATTGTTACTTGAATTCTTCTTTCAATTTATTGAAAGGATTGGTATGCCGGTTTTTATAGCCATGAATGGCCGCTGCGAGACCTAAAATGATCGCAGCGCTCAAAGCGGTCCAGGCAATGGAGTCGTACTGATCAACATGCCTGGTGTAAATGGCCACAAATGCCCAGATTCCCACTGCGGCAAATTCTCGCATGTTTCGGGTTTGGATGATGACAAGGTTGAGGAGTGCAGCGATCACGATCAAGATCAAGGTCCAGGTAACTTCAGAAAAAGACGCTCCATTCCAGTTCCATTTGGTCAACAAGGTGCTCACGTTGGCGATGGTAGCCACGGCAATCCATCCCGAATACAGGCAAATAGGCCACCAGACAAAGGCGATGATTGGGAAGGGAGCATCCCAACGCTCCATATTCGTTCGCAGGATAATCTGTACCAAACTAAAAAGCAATACGAGCATCAAGACTACAGAAATGGCCACGTAATCATAGGTAAAAGCTACCACCCAAAGCATATTGGCCGCATTGGCGATGATCAACCAAGGACCGGTTTGTAGGATAAAATCGCTTTGGTCTGGTTTTTTGTATGCACAATAGACTTGATAGCCGCCATAGAACAAGAGCATCAAAAAGATCAAGCCCCAAATAGAAAAGGCATAGCTGGCCGGAGTGAATAGATTGTCATAACGATTACTCATTTCCCCAATGGTGGTATTGTTCCAGCGCTGGGACTGGGATAGGCCGTTGACAAGCAGTACGCCAATCACGGAGGTCAAATTGAGTAGGGCGTAGGTTTTTTTCATAAGCTGTTAAGCGAGTACCGATTTAAAAATAGTGACCAGTTGCTCCAGGTCCTGTTTGGTGTTGTATACTCCTGGAGAAACGCGCACCGCTTTTCCGCGATAACTCAGGTAGATTTTGCTTTCGCGAAAGCGATCCTTTAAGATTTCAATAGGGGCTCCTTCCGGCAGATAAACGCCAAACAGATGAAAAGCCCGGTAGGCGTTCTCTTCAATGTAGCAATCCAATGCTTGCAATTGTGGGATGGCTTCCTGCTGGATCTCACCACAATACTGTTGAATTTTAGCCGGGGTCCATGCTAACAGTTGATCGAGAGCCCGAAGCAACATAGGGACCAGAATAAAGTTACTCGATTCACCCACCGAATACCGGCCTGCCTTAGGCTGGTATTGATCCTGATACTGCGTCAAGGCGCTGAAATTCTCGCTTTGGTGCCGGTTCATCCAATTGTATTCGATGGGTTTGCCTTCGTCAAAATGGGGGCCGTAATAGGCCAGGCCCAGGGAGTAGGGACCCATCAACCATTTATAACCTCCACAGATCAAAGCATCCGGTTGAATTTGGTTGACGTCAAAGGGAAGTGCACCTACGCTCTGGGTCCCATCGATGATGAGTTTGGCTCCCACCTTACGGCAGAGCTGCCCTATTTTCACCAGGTCAAATTGGGTGCCATCTGCCCAGTGTACGTGGGGCATGGCCACGACCTTCGTTTTCTGGGTTATGGCGTGCAAAATGTTTTCATTCCACCGCAGGCCGCGTTGCTCAAATCCTTTGGGCGCCTGGATCAGTTGAACTTCTGCTTGATGTTCACGAGCCAGCTCCTGCCAGGCGTATACATTGGAGGGAAATTGTTCATCCACCAAGAGAATCTGATCGCCGCGTTCTAATGGGATGTTTTTGGCTACGGTAGCCGTTCCGTAGGATACCGATGGAATGATGACACAGGAACGCGCATCAGCCGCGTTGATAAGCGTGGCAAAGCGTTCGCACAATGTCCGGCGATCACTAAAAAAATCTTCCTGCTGGATGAGATGCGGCTGACTTTTGCGTTTGAGGTTTTCGATGCCTATCTCCTCCACAGAGCGCAACTGAGGTGACATATAAGCGCCGTTGAGGTAAGTAATGTCTTCCGGAAGTGAAAAAAGTGCTTTTTGACAGTCCAGCATGGCTCGTTTTATGGTCTCTAAGGTACGACAAAGCTCATTCAATCAGAATGACTTCGTCAGGGGTGACGATAAAGACCTCGTCTTCAGCCTCCGGCTCGAGCAGATAATTCCCGGTAAACTCCCCAAAGGCAGGAAGGATGAGTTGATTCTTTTTCTTAAAAAAGCAGGGCATTTTGAGCACTTGCCGGCCCAGTCCCTGCAGTCGTACTCCGGGATGAATATGCCCACAAAAATTAAAATAGCCCTCGCGCTCCTCCGGTTCGTGGGTGAGCAATATCCCATCCAGAATCAATTCGCTCCCCACCTGTATATCCAGGCGTTCGTAACGTTCCGGAGCGATAATATCGTGGTTGCCTACGATGAGGATAAGCTGGGTCTGACGTCTTCCCTCCTGACAAGGCAGCCACTGGCACCAGTGCTCAAACAATTCCCACTCCGCATTGATGCTGGAATGGAACAGATCCCCTAAAAAGCACACCGATTCAGGATTGAAATGGGTGACCGCGGTCTTTAGCCGCTCAAAATTCTTGTTCACGGCTCCTTGTGGCACCGCGCTGCCGTGCTTGCGAAAATGACTGATCTTGCCGAGATGTACGTCAGCGATCAGGAGCATACGCCGTTCTTCCCAGAAGAGAGCTCCGGTAGTATGCGCAGTAAAATGTTGATCGAGAATAGGAATTTGCATCGTTTGCAAAAATACAGCAGGCCGTCGTATTTACCTTGTGAGGGTTTCAACGATATCCTCTCTACAGAGAAGGTAGGGCGATGAGCGAGTTCTTTTGGTGTTTCCCTTTTTTCAAAAGAAAAAGCCGACCCCTCAGGATCGGCTTTATTATCCCATTTTGGAAGTATTAGTCCATCTGATGATTTAGCATCCAGTGTACGCCAAATTGGTCACGTACGCGTCCATAGTAAGCATTCCAACTGGTTTCCTGCAGTTGAGTGTCTACATGACCTCCTGCAGATAACTTATTAAATAGGTTCTCAAGCTCTTCCTTGCTATCGATACTCACGCTTAGTTGCACCTGATTGCCTTCGGTCAGGGGTGTGTCTGGCGCGGCATCGTAGGCCATGATATGAACGCCCTTTCCTTTTAATTCTGCATGCTGTAGCTTGTTTCGGTAATGCTCAGGAATGTCAATCTCTTTACCTTCGTAAGTTTCTTTATTAATGATTTTGCCGTCAAAACAATCCTGATAAAAATTCAAGGCTTCCTGGCAATTTCCTCTAAATGTAAGATAGGGTTGTACGTATTTCATGGTGTTTGATTTAATTAATTTGTGTTGGCATCGCTCTGCCCTGTACATTCTATACAGCATAGACAAAATACAACGCATCCCAGGTCTGGCGCAGTTTTGGGCGTTATATTCTTCTTAAGGGTCTGATAATCTTTGTTAAGAAAACCTAGTACTTCTCCAGGTATTTGAGCATTTTCTGGATACGGTCGCCCAGTTTCTCTGAGGTCAATTTTTCGCGTAAGCGATCCGTAATGATGGGGAAGCTAAACGGCGTAGGTTTATTGCAGCGCTTCCATACAACCTCCTGCCCGGCAATACGCTCCAGGGCAAGGCGCAAGCGGCCCTCTTCCAATTGATGCTCAAAGGTTTCCCGAAAGGCTTGTTGATAGAGCAGATTATCCGGTTCATAATCGCGAAAAACGTCAAACAGCAGCTGACTGCTGCTTTGGAGGTGTTTGGTTTTGACCACTTTATTCGGATAGCCGGTAAAGACCATGCCTGAGATCACGGCTATATCTCTGAATTTACGCCGGGCCATCTCGGTAGCATTTAGGCTTTTTTGCAAGTCGTCCAATAAATAATCGGTGCTGAACAGATTGTTATCCAGTACCTGTTGAACATCGATCTCCTGATCAGAGAGTAGCTCAAATCCGTAATCATTAAAGGCTAGAGAAAAAGTAATGGGGCTGAGCAAACTGATCCGATACCCCAGTAAACTGCCCATGGCTTCGTGGACAAAGCGGCCTTCAAAGGGATAGAATAAATGATGAAAGCCTTCCCGGGTCTTAAAGGTTTCGATCAAAAACTGATGATCGCCCGGAACCAAACTTTCCACACGCTGACGTTCGAAAATACCCTCCAAGGCCTGTAATTCGGGTGGCTTTGCTTTCGCGGAAGCGAGATTCGCTTTATATAATTCCTCCCTCAATAATTGCGACATTTGGCTGGAGAGCGTTAACCTTCCGCCCATCCAGCTGGGCACCCGATTGGTTTTCTTGCTGCTGTTACGTACATGTACGATCATGTCTTTAATGCGGATAAATTCCAGATTTCTTCCCGCGAAGGTGAACACATCGCCCCGGGTCAGTTTGCTGACAAACCACTCTTCAATGGAGCCAATATAGCCTCCCTTTTGATAGCGAACCGTAAGATTCGCATCACCTACGATAGTCCCAATTTGTAGTCGGTGTCGCATAGCGATCATCCGACTATTCACTTTGAATTTCCCGTCCTCTTCCACGTCCACTTTTTTATACTCGTCATAGGCCTGAAGGGATTGCGCTCCCAGGGTCAGAAAGTTGAGTAGCCATTCCCAGTCGTCCCTACTCATGGCCTGATAGCAAAACGTTTGGATCACCTCCGCATAAATTTCTTCGGGATAAAAACCGTCAGAAACCGCCAAAGTGGTCAGGTATTGAAGCAAGACATCATAACTGTTCAGGTAGGGGATACGGTCTTCCACCGTATTCTGCTTGACCGCTTGCTGCAAGGCAGCCGCTTCCACCAGTTCAATCGCGTGAGTGGGCATAAAATAGATGACACTCTCCTCCCCGGGGCGGTGACCACTCCGGCCGGCACGTTGTAAGAAGCGAGCCACTCCTTTCGGTCCGCCGATCTGAATGATGGTTTCCACCGGAGCAAAATCGACGCCCAGATCAAGACTGGAGGTACATACCACCGCTTTCAGACTCGCATTTCGTATGGCCTGTTCCACCCACAGTCGAGTTTCTTTATTGATGCTTCCGTGGTGCATGGCGATCTCTCCGGCCAGTTCCGGATGTTTTTCCAGTATTTTTTGAAACCAGATTTCGCACTGACTGCGGGTATTGGTAAAGAGTAAGGTGGTTTTGCTCTCCGCTATGATTGGAATGACGGCCTCTAGCAAATGCAGGCCTAAATGACCCCGCCAGGGAAAAGTTTCCATACGTTCCGGGATGATACTGCGTACGGTAATTTTCTTTTTTAGTTGAGCCTTGATCAAAACGGAATTGCTCAGGGCCTCAGATTCCGGTCCCAGCAGCACCTGCCTCGCCTGATCGAGATTACCAATGGTCGCTGAAATCCCCCAGATGCGCAGTTTTGGAGCAATGGTTTTCAACCGACTGATCCCCAGTTCCATTTGAACGCCCCGTTTGGTTCCCAACAATTCATGCCATTCATCAATAACGATGGCGGTACAGTCCTGAAAGACTTTTTTATAGCCTTTGCTGGCCAGCAGTAACATCAAACTCTCCGGCGTAGTGATCAGCAGGTCTGGCATGTTCTTTTTCATTTTGGCGCGCTCCGCTGAGGTGGTATCTCCCGAGCGGATGCCCACGGTCATTTGGGTGTCCAAATCCTGAGTGATGCGCTCTGCACTTTGTTTGATTTCCTGAGACAAGGCGCGTAAGGGGGTGATCCAGATGGCTTTCAGGCCCTTAGGATGTTTGGTTTTGTACTCCGGGTGGTCTTTGATGAATTGTAAGACGATGGGAAACCACAGCGCATAGGTTTTACCGCTTCCTGTGGGAGCATTTAGCAGGCCGTGCTTACCGGCCAAAAAAGCCTTCCAGGTTTTTTTCTGGAAGGGAAAAGGATTCCAGTTTTGCGACTGAAACCAGGTTTGGGCGATATCAAAAAGTTTTTTTGGGTCATTTGGGAATCAGATCACGCAAATCGTCCAGCGTGTTGGCCTCGTCGATTTTTTTATCCTGACGCCAGCGTAAAATACGTGGAAAACGTGTGGCGATCCCGCTTTTGTGGCGTTTCGAAGGCGCAATACCTTCAAAAGCGATCTCAAAGACATGGTGGGGCGTGACACTTCGAACAGGACCAAAGCGCTCCAGGGTATTCTTCTTGATCCAGGCATCTACTTGCTTAAATTCCTTATCCGTGAGGCCGGAATACGCTTTCGCGAAAGTGACCAATTCCGTTTTGTCCTCATTCCACAACCCGAAGGTGTAATCGGTAAACAGGTTGGAGCGGCGCCCGTGACCCCTCATGGCGTAGGTAAGCACGGCGTCAATGGTAAGCGGATCTACTTTCCATTTCCACCAGTCTCCTTTTTTTCGTCCTACGAGATAAGGTGAATCCTTACGTTTAAGCATAAGTCCTTCAGAGCGTACTTCCCGTGAGCGTTCTCGCTCTTCAGCGGCCTGCTCCCAGCTCTCAAAAGTGATAGTTTCAGAAAGGCGTAGTGGGATGGCAGGATGATCAGCCTCTTTATTTTTAGTACTCAGTTGGGTGTATAGTTTTTCGAGATAAGTCCTTCGCTGGGCAAAGGCTTGATCGCGAATGTCTTTTCCTTTCCATTCCAGTACATCGTAGGCCTTTAAGATCACCGGGGTTTTTTCCAGGAGTTTTTTGCTCACTGTCTTTCTTCCGATGCGAGTCTGTAGATCATTGAAGGTCCCAATCTGCCCGTCAGGATAGGGCAAGATCTCGCCATCTATCACCGTACCATTGGGAAATTGACCAATAAAAGCTTCAAACTCCGGATATTTATCGGTGACCAGTTCTTCGCCCCGACTCCAGACAAAAAGTTCCCCTTGCCGTACGATGACCTGAGAGCGAATACCGTCCCATTTATGCTCGGCAAACCATTGATCGACCGCTCCCAGATCCTGTGGTTCTCCTTCCATGGCGTAGGCCAAATAAAATGGGTAGGGTTTCGATAGAAACAGATCTTCTTTTTCTTCAATGATCAGATCGTGATAGCTAATGGTTGAAGGATCCCAATCTCCCATGAGCTTGTAGGCCAGATTATCTTCAGGAATGTCGGTGGCCTTGGATAGTGCACGCGTCATCAGCTTTTGACTGACCCCAATACGAAAACTGCCCGTGATCAATTTGGTAAAGACAAAGCGCTCGTAGTAGTCCAGCATTTTCCAGTTTTCAAAGAGGTATTCTTTTTTTCCTCTTCGGTTCGCTTTTTCAACCAGATCATTTCTTCCAAATACTGGGATAGGGTCTTTTCAGTGGTTTCTTCAGCCTGGGGAACGATGAGGGCGATTGTTTCCGCCAGGTCGCCTACAATATGATAACTTTCCTCAAACAACCAGGAGGGAATATTAGCCAATTCGCTGGCCCATTCGCGCAGCAAGGTGGTGTTTACCGGTCGGGGTGGGCGTCTGTGGGAGAGGATGGCGATCGTCCACACCTTATCCCGATCACTGGCCACTTTAAAATATTCGGCCA includes:
- a CDS encoding tryptophan-rich sensory protein → MKKTYALLNLTSVIGVLLVNGLSQSQRWNNTTIGEMSNRYDNLFTPASYAFSIWGLIFLMLLFYGGYQVYCAYKKPDQSDFILQTGPWLIIANAANMLWVVAFTYDYVAISVVLMLVLLFSLVQIILRTNMERWDAPFPIIAFVWWPICLYSGWIAVATIANVSTLLTKWNWNGASFSEVTWTLILIVIAALLNLVIIQTRNMREFAAVGIWAFVAIYTRHVDQYDSIAWTALSAAIILGLAAAIHGYKNRHTNPFNKLKEEFK
- a CDS encoding aminotransferase class V-fold PLP-dependent enzyme; this translates as MNELCRTLETIKRAMLDCQKALFSLPEDITYLNGAYMSPQLRSVEEIGIENLKRKSQPHLIQQEDFFSDRRTLCERFATLINAADARSCVIIPSVSYGTATVAKNIPLERGDQILLVDEQFPSNVYAWQELAREHQAEVQLIQAPKGFEQRGLRWNENILHAITQKTKVVAMPHVHWADGTQFDLVKIGQLCRKVGAKLIIDGTQSVGALPFDVNQIQPDALICGGYKWLMGPYSLGLAYYGPHFDEGKPIEYNWMNRHQSENFSALTQYQDQYQPKAGRYSVGESSNFILVPMLLRALDQLLAWTPAKIQQYCGEIQQEAIPQLQALDCYIEENAYRAFHLFGVYLPEGAPIEILKDRFRESKIYLSYRGKAVRVSPGVYNTKQDLEQLVTIFKSVLA
- the pdeM gene encoding ligase-associated DNA damage response endonuclease PdeM: MQIPILDQHFTAHTTGALFWEERRMLLIADVHLGKISHFRKHGSAVPQGAVNKNFERLKTAVTHFNPESVCFLGDLFHSSINAEWELFEHWCQWLPCQEGRRQTQLILIVGNHDIIAPERYERLDIQVGSELILDGILLTHEPEEREGYFNFCGHIHPGVRLQGLGRQVLKMPCFFKKKNQLILPAFGEFTGNYLLEPEAEDEVFIVTPDEVILIE
- a CDS encoding VOC family protein — protein: MKYVQPYLTFRGNCQEALNFYQDCFDGKIINKETYEGKEIDIPEHYRNKLQHAELKGKGVHIMAYDAAPDTPLTEGNQVQLSVSIDSKEELENLFNKLSAGGHVDTQLQETSWNAYYGRVRDQFGVHWMLNHQMD
- a CDS encoding ligase-associated DNA damage response DEXH box helicase is translated as MAQTWFQSQNWNPFPFQKKTWKAFLAGKHGLLNAPTGSGKTYALWFPIVLQFIKDHPEYKTKHPKGLKAIWITPLRALSQEIKQSAERITQDLDTQMTVGIRSGDTTSAERAKMKKNMPDLLITTPESLMLLLASKGYKKVFQDCTAIVIDEWHELLGTKRGVQMELGISRLKTIAPKLRIWGISATIGNLDQARQVLLGPESEALSNSVLIKAQLKKKITVRSIIPERMETFPWRGHLGLHLLEAVIPIIAESKTTLLFTNTRSQCEIWFQKILEKHPELAGEIAMHHGSINKETRLWVEQAIRNASLKAVVCTSSLDLGVDFAPVETIIQIGGPKGVARFLQRAGRSGHRPGEESVIYFMPTHAIELVEAAALQQAVKQNTVEDRIPYLNSYDVLLQYLTTLAVSDGFYPEEIYAEVIQTFCYQAMSRDDWEWLLNFLTLGAQSLQAYDEYKKVDVEEDGKFKVNSRMIAMRHRLQIGTIVGDANLTVRYQKGGYIGSIEEWFVSKLTRGDVFTFAGRNLEFIRIKDMIVHVRNSSKKTNRVPSWMGGRLTLSSQMSQLLREELYKANLASAKAKPPELQALEGIFERQRVESLVPGDHQFLIETFKTREGFHHLFYPFEGRFVHEAMGSLLGYRISLLSPITFSLAFNDYGFELLSDQEIDVQQVLDNNLFSTDYLLDDLQKSLNATEMARRKFRDIAVISGMVFTGYPNKVVKTKHLQSSSQLLFDVFRDYEPDNLLYQQAFRETFEHQLEEGRLRLALERIAGQEVVWKRCNKPTPFSFPIITDRLREKLTSEKLGDRIQKMLKYLEKY